A DNA window from Caretta caretta isolate rCarCar2 chromosome 7, rCarCar1.hap1, whole genome shotgun sequence contains the following coding sequences:
- the LOC125640153 gene encoding uncharacterized protein LOC125640153 isoform X1 codes for MDRTGGTGWGEESVLTELCSKRRNAKTFQKISEAMRDRGYIRDPTQCRVKLKELRQAYQKTKESNGCSGPEPQTCRFYAELHAILGGTATTTPPLSVDSEHGILSPMPEDFADGEDEENEELGESTQHTVFPNSQDLFITLTEIPSQPNEAGEGTSAAANVSSLPPPSQRLSQIRRRKKCTRDDMFSELMQSSGTDRAVWRETIAEYRTVTDEREERWQQEDQRRHEARLELLRDQTDVLRHLVEVYEWQQDHRLPLQPLLNRPPFSPSSIASSPKNEGGRLWAPNHSTPVDSPSNRRLAFNKF; via the exons atggacagaacgggaggtacgggatggggagaggaatccgtgctaacagaactatgttccaaaagacgaaatgccaaaacatttcaaaaaatctcagaggccatgagggacagaggctacatcagggacccaacacagtgccgcgtgaaacttaaggagctcagacaagcgtaccagaaaaccaaagaatcaaacggatgctccgggccagagccccagacatgccgcttctatgctgagctgcatgcaatccTAGGGGGgactgccaccactaccccacccctgtccgtggactccgagcATGGGATACTCTCccccatgcctgaggattttgcagatggggaagatgaggagaacgaggagcttggggagagcacacagcacaccgttttccccaacagccaggatctttttatcaccctgactgaaataccctcccaacccaacgaagctggagaagggacctctg cagctgcaaatgtttcaagcctccctcctccatcccagaggctatctcagataagacggcgaaaaaaatgcacgcgtgatgacatgttctctgagctcatgcagtcgtccggcactgacagagctgtgtggagggaaaCAATAGCAGAATACAGGACGGTGACCGATGAACGTGAGgaaaggtggcagcaggaagatcagaggaggcatgaggcaaggCTGgagctactgcgggatcaaacggacgtgctccggcatctggtggaggtttatgaatggcagcaggatcacagattGCCGCTGCAGCCTctgcttaaccgccctcccttctccccaagttccatagcctcctcacccaagaACGagggtgggaggctctgggcacccaaccactccaccccagtggacagcccaagcaacagaaggctggcattcaacaagttttaa
- the LOC125640153 gene encoding uncharacterized protein LOC125640153 isoform X2, whose amino-acid sequence MDRTGGTGWGEESVLTELCSKRRNAKTFQKISEAMRDRGYIRDPTQCRVKLKELRQAYQKTKESNGCSGPEPQTCRFYAELHAILGGTATTTPPLSVDSEHGILSPMPEDFADGEDEENEELGESTQHTVFPNSQDLFITLTEIPSQPNEAGEGTSAANVSSLPPPSQRLSQIRRRKKCTRDDMFSELMQSSGTDRAVWRETIAEYRTVTDEREERWQQEDQRRHEARLELLRDQTDVLRHLVEVYEWQQDHRLPLQPLLNRPPFSPSSIASSPKNEGGRLWAPNHSTPVDSPSNRRLAFNKF is encoded by the exons atggacagaacgggaggtacgggatggggagaggaatccgtgctaacagaactatgttccaaaagacgaaatgccaaaacatttcaaaaaatctcagaggccatgagggacagaggctacatcagggacccaacacagtgccgcgtgaaacttaaggagctcagacaagcgtaccagaaaaccaaagaatcaaacggatgctccgggccagagccccagacatgccgcttctatgctgagctgcatgcaatccTAGGGGGgactgccaccactaccccacccctgtccgtggactccgagcATGGGATACTCTCccccatgcctgaggattttgcagatggggaagatgaggagaacgaggagcttggggagagcacacagcacaccgttttccccaacagccaggatctttttatcaccctgactgaaataccctcccaacccaacgaagctggagaagggacctctg ctgcaaatgtttcaagcctccctcctccatcccagaggctatctcagataagacggcgaaaaaaatgcacgcgtgatgacatgttctctgagctcatgcagtcgtccggcactgacagagctgtgtggagggaaaCAATAGCAGAATACAGGACGGTGACCGATGAACGTGAGgaaaggtggcagcaggaagatcagaggaggcatgaggcaaggCTGgagctactgcgggatcaaacggacgtgctccggcatctggtggaggtttatgaatggcagcaggatcacagattGCCGCTGCAGCCTctgcttaaccgccctcccttctccccaagttccatagcctcctcacccaagaACGagggtgggaggctctgggcacccaaccactccaccccagtggacagcccaagcaacagaaggctggcattcaacaagttttaa